The genomic DNA GTGTTTGCCGGCTATCACTGGTATGACGACCCGCATGAATGTCAGCAGCCAGCCCTGTTACAAAAATTGCAGAAGTTTGTGGGCGGGACACCACGGGGAGATCCGCTAACAAACTGGTTCCGACGGCTGTGTCAGATGAATACAGACACTCAACGTTCGCTGTTGTGTCAGCCAGGAACTTTTTCGCACCGGACACTGATGCAGCAGTTTTTTATCGATGAAATCCCAACCGTGACCGGACTGCAACTGCTGGATCTTCAGACTTTTCTGGTGGATGACATCCTGCAGAAAGTGGATCACGCGAGTATGGCCTGTGGTGTCGAGGTACGCGTTCCGTTTCTTCATCGGGCAGTAGTAGAAACAGCGTTCTCAATCCGGCACGACCTGCTGATGAAAAACGGAGAACGTAAATCTTTGTTGAAAAAAGCTCTCAAAAAATGGGTGCCTCCTGCGATTTTAACTGCCCGCAAAAAAGGGTTCGGTGCACCGCTGACAAACTGGATGGAATCCGGTCTCGCTGACATCGCCACTCGATTTCTGTCAGACGGAAGTCTTGTGCAGCGAAAATTGTTTTTACGGGAAGGTATTGAGCAGTTGATTCGTCGGCGTCAGGATCAGTCATTGTGGTTGGTTCTGTGCCTGGAGCTTTGGGCACGTCGCTGGCTTGAAGACCATTCTACAGATCGGATTCAGCAGGAAATTACCGGGGTCCCGGGGTTTCCTTTATAATTTTTTCATGGAACTCGTTGTCGTTTCCTCTCGCAGTCACATACTAAACAACACCAGGTGAAGATCCGGCGTCATTTCAATAATCGTTCCTTGCACGGTTTTGGGACAAATCCAGGAAGTCATCTTTCGATACCCGTATGACAGGTGAATCGTGTGGCCGGGTGAAAGCGTGGCCGGGTGACCGGCTGCGGAAAGTTTATCAATCATGACAACCACAACAGCAGTCACCTTCATTCAACGCCGGTGTCCGGTCTGCTGTGCAGAAGAGCACCGGACTCTGTTTGAGATTACGGTTCACGATTTTTCCACGGTCAACCCCACGTACCGAATAGATCAGCTGGAGCGAATGGGGATCGCCGGTGACCATTCCTGTCCGATTGCATGCTGTGAACAGTGTGGGTTTGTCTACAGCAAAGATTGTCTGGATGATCGATCCCTTTCATTTCTGTATGAACATGTTATCGATCATGAAAAGAGCCTGGCAAAGATTCACGGTCGTGAAAAACGGAAGCGACTGCTGGCCGTCTGGGCGAGACTGTTCGAACTGGCAACCGAACATCGGGATCGGTGTGATCTTGATGTGTTTGACTTTGGCTGTGGCTGGGGGGATTTTCTCAGTGTGGCCCGATCGCAGTGCATTAACGTCTGTGGTCTGGAAGCCGACAGGGTCAAAGTCGACTGGGCAGCCGGTCAGGGGCTGAATATCGTGTCCACACTGCAGGAGGTCGAAGCTCTGGCACCGTTTGATGTGGTGTACTGTGACCAGGTTCTGGAGCATCTT from Fuerstiella sp. includes the following:
- a CDS encoding class I SAM-dependent methyltransferase — encoded protein: MTTTTAVTFIQRRCPVCCAEEHRTLFEITVHDFSTVNPTYRIDQLERMGIAGDHSCPIACCEQCGFVYSKDCLDDRSLSFLYEHVIDHEKSLAKIHGREKRKRLLAVWARLFELATEHRDRCDLDVFDFGCGWGDFLSVARSQCINVCGLEADRVKVDWAAGQGLNIVSTLQEVEALAPFDVVYCDQVLEHLDTPAETVRFLFGILKPGGVVFVGVPCCPKVEMDAVAAQLRLGRQVSKDINPWEHLNYFSPDSLVRLMQTTGFEVLNLKTDQSRLSWLSGFRKQQTAGSPDSRLASSTDLFCRKPPGHDAQSRRSGQADEFPEEPG